CATCAAATTAAGCTGCCGCTGGTGGTGGAAGTGGAGATCAGCAGGAACAACAACTGCTTGACCAGGCTGGCCCAAGCGGTAGCTGCCGCCGGAGCCAACGCTCTCCTGCTTTCAGCCACTGATTTTGCTGCAGCCAAAACGGTACTATCCGCTCTGAACAAAGCTGTGACCCTACCGCTGTTTGTCCGTTGTCCCACCGCCGGCAGCCAGGAGCAGGAGCAACTGCAAGCTTTAGGCGCGGCTGAGATACTACCCCCGTCAACAACGGAATTGGTTTTGGCAGCCGTTAATTGAAAAACCCGTCCGATCCTTTAAGTGCGGTCCTGTGAGGCCGGCAAGGAATCTCTGGGGCGAGATCCTTTCCCCTCTTGGCCGCACAGCCAAGAGTTTTTTATAGAGGAGGAACAGGCTGTGCTGCACAAAGATCTGTTGTCCCTGGAAAACCTATCTCGGAATGAAATTGAGGGCCTACTGAGATTAGCTCTTGATCTTAAACTTCGCCTAACAGTGGGCGAAAAACTGTCCCATCTGACTGGACAGCGATTGGTACTGCTGTTCTACGAGCCAAGTACCCGAACTCGAGTCTCATTTGCCCAAGCTGCATATTTAGGCGGTGCTGAGGTCATAAGTGTTACCACCAACACCAGCAGCGTGACCAAAGGCGAGAGTCTGGTGGATACAGCGCGCACTTTGGAGGCCACCGGGGCATCGGCTTTGGTGCTACGGCACCAAGCAGCCGGGGCTGCTACCCTGGTTGCCAGCCGGGTGTCGATCCCGGTGATCAATGCCGGGGACGGTTGGCACGCTCACCCCACTCAAACGCTGCTGGATTTGCTCACAGTACAGGAAAAACGCGGCCGCATTGACGGGCTGAAGGTAGCTATCATCGGTGATGTCTTGCATAGCCGCGTGGCTCGCTCTAACATCGACGCCTTCTCGCGCCTGGGTGCCAAAGTACTGGTGGCCGGTCCACCCACTCTATTGCCACTCGGCCTGCCCGAACTAGGGGCAGAGGTAATCAGTGATCCGGCCGCTGCCATTGCCGATGCTGACGTAATTTACCTCCTGCGCATTCAACGGGAACGTCAGGCTGAAGGGTACCTGGCTTCACTGTCAGAGTATAACCGTTTGTGGGGTTTAAACAATGACTTCTTAGCGCAAGCACCGGCTGAAGCCATAGTAATGCACCCGGGACCGGCCAATATAGGAGTTGAAGTTGGCAGTGACGTAGCGTTTGGGCCGCAGGCTCAGTTTACAAAACAAGTAAGTAACGGTGTTTTAGTACGATTGGCTGTGCTCACTATCCTGCTCAGAGGTGAAAAGCAATGCTTCAGGCGCTCACACGCGGTCGCCTTCTAGACCCGGCTCAGGGTATCGACCGAGAAGGCACACTCATAATCGAAAATGGATTGATTAAAGACCTTACTTTTTCGCCGCCACCAGATGAAGCCGATGTCATTGATGTAAGTGGACACCTGGTGGTTCCCGGATTTATCGATCTTTCCTGCCGGCCAGGGAGCGTAAGTTCCAGCTCCCTGGCTTCTTTGGGCCAAGCCGCCGCCAGCGGCGGGTTTACCGGCGTTACTGTCTTGCCGGACACAACACCGCCACTCACCGATGAGTTGCGCCTGGCTGGCCTCAAGGCCCTGGCTCAACAACACTGCCCGGTACGTTTGTACCCTTTAGGTGCAATGAGTC
The Bacillota bacterium DNA segment above includes these coding regions:
- a CDS encoding aspartate carbamoyltransferase catalytic subunit; the protein is MLHKDLLSLENLSRNEIEGLLRLALDLKLRLTVGEKLSHLTGQRLVLLFYEPSTRTRVSFAQAAYLGGAEVISVTTNTSSVTKGESLVDTARTLEATGASALVLRHQAAGAATLVASRVSIPVINAGDGWHAHPTQTLLDLLTVQEKRGRIDGLKVAIIGDVLHSRVARSNIDAFSRLGAKVLVAGPPTLLPLGLPELGAEVISDPAAAIADADVIYLLRIQRERQAEGYLASLSEYNRLWGLNNDFLAQAPAEAIVMHPGPANIGVEVGSDVAFGPQAQFTKQVSNGVLVRLAVLTILLRGEKQCFRRSHAVAF